From Psychrobacillus sp. FSL K6-2836, a single genomic window includes:
- a CDS encoding MFS transporter — protein sequence MNKIIFILMSIQFLVYLGFGIIIPVLPEVILEQNYNEIHVGGLLTVYSLASFFTAPLWGMLSDRIGRKTLILVGLVGFSLSFWLFSLFFDSLFMLYLSRVVGGLFSGALYTAVTGFAADLSNEENRNKYMGFLGMSIGLGFIFGPAIGGVLGHINLALPFTASAILLLVIFVYAFIILKEPERTGEANKRALLPKGAASLWSYRIKYLFLFSFMVTFLLAGLEATFQLFQIERIEITPLQIGYLFMFSGFVDAAIQGGVVRRIKNGTETKWLLYAQVVTAVGLFMTVFTQSIFWAGLSLCVFTAGNALARTTIVSLTTKESGGRYGTAAGMSYSMDNLGRIIGPLLFAWLFTMQPDNIYMLSGVLAVLSIGLIFAYRKSSKSLKNIA from the coding sequence ATGAATAAGATTATATTTATATTAATGTCTATCCAATTTTTGGTTTATCTTGGCTTTGGAATTATCATTCCTGTATTGCCAGAGGTTATTTTAGAGCAAAATTATAATGAAATTCACGTTGGTGGTCTATTGACGGTCTACTCTTTAGCTTCCTTCTTCACTGCTCCATTATGGGGAATGCTATCAGATCGTATTGGACGAAAAACACTTATTTTAGTTGGTTTAGTGGGCTTCAGTTTAAGCTTTTGGTTATTTTCTTTATTTTTTGATTCGCTGTTTATGCTCTACTTGTCTCGTGTAGTTGGTGGATTATTTTCTGGTGCCCTATACACTGCAGTTACTGGATTTGCAGCTGATTTATCAAATGAAGAGAATCGTAATAAATATATGGGTTTCCTCGGCATGTCGATTGGTTTAGGTTTTATTTTTGGTCCAGCAATCGGCGGAGTATTAGGGCATATAAATTTGGCACTTCCTTTTACCGCTTCCGCGATTTTATTGCTCGTTATTTTTGTTTATGCTTTTATTATTTTAAAGGAACCAGAACGTACGGGTGAAGCAAATAAACGTGCACTCCTTCCGAAAGGAGCAGCAAGTCTATGGAGCTATCGCATTAAATATCTATTCCTATTTTCGTTCATGGTAACATTTTTATTAGCAGGTCTTGAAGCTACATTCCAGCTGTTTCAAATCGAAAGAATCGAAATTACTCCACTACAAATCGGCTATTTGTTTATGTTCAGTGGATTTGTCGATGCAGCAATTCAAGGTGGTGTCGTGCGCCGCATTAAAAATGGCACGGAAACAAAGTGGTTATTATATGCTCAAGTTGTTACAGCGGTTGGATTATTCATGACTGTCTTCACTCAAAGTATTTTCTGGGCGGGACTGTCCCTATGTGTGTTCACCGCAGGAAATGCGCTAGCGCGAACTACAATTGTTTCGCTAACTACGAAAGAATCTGGCGGACGCTATGGTACAGCTGCCGGGATGTCCTACTCGATGGATAATCTAGGTCGCATTATCGGGCCATTATTATTCGCTTGGCTATTTACAATGCAACCCGACAATATTTATATGTTATCTGGGGTACTTGCAGTTCTTTCTATCGGTTTAATCTTCGCATACCGCAAGTCATCTAAGTCATTGAAGAATATTGCGTAG
- a CDS encoding CBS domain-containing protein has product MNIRDVMSKEVVTCNPQDYVSEVADQMRTLDIGCLPVVSNNKLVGMITDRDIVTRSVAKDMKSKVEDVMTKSVISVSPEDSTSEASIVMARNQVRRLPVMDDGKLVGFVSLADLAFPFPHVQEISNAMESISEPRQF; this is encoded by the coding sequence TTGAATATAAGAGATGTAATGAGTAAAGAAGTAGTAACCTGCAATCCACAGGATTATGTAAGTGAAGTGGCAGATCAAATGCGAACACTAGACATTGGCTGTTTACCCGTAGTCAGTAACAACAAATTAGTTGGAATGATTACGGATCGGGATATTGTGACAAGGTCGGTTGCCAAAGATATGAAAAGCAAAGTGGAAGATGTCATGACTAAGTCCGTTATCTCCGTCTCCCCAGAAGATTCCACATCCGAAGCTTCTATTGTTATGGCACGCAATCAAGTTCGACGACTTCCCGTAATGGACGATGGTAAACTCGTAGGCTTCGTCTCCTTAGCCGATTTAGCTTTTCCTTTCCCACATGTCCAAGAAATTTCTAATGCTATGGAAAGTATATCCGAACCGCGGCAATTCTAA
- a CDS encoding Lmo0850 family protein: protein MAKEVDLKKIVSNLSKLGVTVTMTKSRLDLLKALAPPAQSPHAQN from the coding sequence ATGGCAAAGGAAGTTGATTTGAAGAAAATTGTAAGTAATCTTTCAAAGCTTGGTGTTACTGTTACAATGACGAAATCTAGACTTGACCTACTTAAAGCTTTAGCACCACCAGCACAAAGTCCTCATGCACAAAACTAA
- a CDS encoding FtsW/RodA/SpoVE family cell cycle protein, with the protein MENKKGFADRFDWTLAFIILLFLIISLFAISSAQTTGQYGPTNFVFKQLFWYGVGAIIISMTMFFEPEQYKKLSWVIYGIGVFLLFMLFILPGSLDLVAERNNAKSWFHLPFGIGSIQPAEFMKTFYILGLARLITKHNENHLMKTVKTDFILLGKIALVLIVPLAFILKQPDLGTALVFMAITAALIIVAGITWKIILPIFVGSIVTGGTLLYFALYQQDFLANTFGFKGYQFARIYSWLDPYSYAKDEGMHLITSLNAIGSGEIFGKGYGERIVYVPENHTDFIFAVIGEEYGFVGASIVVSLYFLLIFHLTKITLQLKDAYSTYVCAGIIAMITFHVFENIGMTIQLLPITGIPLPFISYGGSSLMGNMLAIGLVFSMKFHHRTYMFAKNEDD; encoded by the coding sequence ATGGAGAACAAAAAAGGCTTTGCTGATCGCTTCGATTGGACACTTGCTTTTATCATATTACTATTTCTAATCATTAGTTTATTTGCTATTTCGTCAGCGCAAACGACAGGACAATATGGTCCTACTAACTTTGTATTTAAACAGTTATTTTGGTATGGGGTTGGAGCTATTATTATTTCAATGACCATGTTTTTTGAACCAGAGCAATATAAAAAATTATCATGGGTTATTTACGGGATAGGCGTCTTCCTATTATTCATGTTATTTATCCTGCCTGGCAGTTTAGATCTAGTAGCAGAACGTAACAATGCAAAAAGCTGGTTTCATCTTCCTTTTGGTATAGGAAGTATTCAGCCAGCTGAATTTATGAAGACCTTTTACATTTTAGGACTTGCTCGATTGATAACCAAACATAATGAAAACCATCTTATGAAAACTGTTAAAACCGACTTTATACTTTTAGGAAAAATAGCATTAGTATTAATTGTTCCTTTAGCATTTATTCTAAAACAGCCGGATTTAGGTACTGCACTAGTTTTTATGGCAATTACTGCAGCTTTAATAATCGTAGCCGGAATTACTTGGAAGATTATACTTCCTATATTTGTGGGTTCAATTGTAACGGGTGGAACATTACTTTATTTCGCTCTTTATCAACAAGACTTTTTAGCTAATACATTTGGCTTTAAAGGATACCAATTCGCACGTATATATTCTTGGTTAGATCCCTATTCTTATGCAAAAGATGAAGGGATGCATTTAATCACTTCCTTGAATGCAATTGGTTCTGGAGAAATTTTTGGTAAAGGCTACGGAGAACGTATTGTGTATGTTCCGGAAAATCATACGGACTTTATATTTGCCGTTATTGGTGAAGAATACGGTTTTGTAGGCGCAAGTATTGTGGTCAGTCTATACTTCTTACTTATTTTTCATTTGACGAAAATTACGCTTCAGTTAAAAGATGCGTATAGCACGTATGTATGTGCAGGTATTATTGCAATGATTACGTTCCATGTATTTGAAAATATTGGCATGACAATTCAATTATTGCCTATTACGGGGATACCTCTGCCGTTTATAAGTTATGGTGGTAGTTCGCTCATGGGGAATATGTTAGCCATTGGTTTAGTATTTAGTATGAAATTTCATCATCGAACTTATATGTTTGCGAAAAACGAAGACGATTGA
- a CDS encoding DMT family transporter: MAWILLIIAGLTEIIWAIGLKEAHGFTELVPSIVTIIFLIVSFFLFAKAMKTIPIGTAYAIFTGIGAAGTAIVGIIWFGEELGAGKLFFLFVLLFGIIGLKLVDDEEEAT; encoded by the coding sequence ATGGCCTGGATTTTATTAATAATTGCGGGACTGACAGAAATAATATGGGCAATTGGTTTAAAAGAGGCTCATGGATTTACGGAGCTTGTTCCTTCTATTGTAACGATTATTTTTTTAATCGTGAGTTTTTTCCTGTTTGCTAAAGCCATGAAGACGATTCCGATTGGTACAGCATATGCTATATTCACAGGCATTGGAGCAGCAGGCACGGCTATTGTAGGAATTATTTGGTTTGGGGAAGAGTTAGGCGCTGGTAAGCTCTTCTTTTTATTTGTCCTACTTTTTGGGATTATCGGTCTAAAATTAGTGGATGATGAAGAGGAGGCGACATAA
- a CDS encoding DMT family transporter encodes MEWFLLVIAGLFEVAFVICMKLSDGFKNVKFTILTVISASLSFFLLSLALKEIAVGTGYAVWTGIGAAGSVLLGMYLFQEKKSRKKLFFLSCIIMGVVGLKLFG; translated from the coding sequence ATGGAGTGGTTTTTATTGGTGATTGCTGGGCTGTTTGAAGTGGCATTTGTTATTTGCATGAAGTTATCGGATGGCTTCAAAAATGTGAAATTTACGATTCTCACAGTGATCTCTGCTTCTTTGAGTTTTTTCTTATTGTCTTTAGCGTTAAAAGAAATTGCAGTCGGTACTGGTTATGCTGTATGGACAGGAATTGGGGCGGCAGGAAGCGTTCTACTGGGGATGTATCTATTTCAGGAGAAAAAAAGTAGAAAGAAACTGTTCTTTCTAAGCTGTATTATCATGGGGGTAGTGGGCCTTAAATTGTTTGGGTAA
- a CDS encoding D-alanine--D-alanine ligase: protein MKIKVGLLYGGKSAEHEVSLLTARAVSQAINFDKYEVYPIFITKTGEWRKEGQLTAPVESIESLKFGNELTNPNTISSFLPQQGDDTTQLDVIFPLLHGPNGEDGTVQGLLEVLNLPYVGNGVLASAAGMDKVVMKQLFAQAGLSQVPYVYFISKEWKKNQDALLQKIEDNLQWPLFVKPANLGSSVGISRVTSREELIKAVEYAFKYDRKIIVEQGIFAREIEMSVLGNDEPRCSVAGEVLPTKDFYDYEAKYEDGTTNYAIPAKISADLQEKLEDAAIRAFKILDCSGLVRADFFVTDQEEVIINEVNTMPGFTPISMYPKLWMESGLSYPDLIEELIRLAIERHEEKQQLEHSKDGK from the coding sequence ATGAAAATTAAAGTGGGCTTATTATACGGTGGGAAATCTGCAGAGCATGAAGTGTCGCTACTTACAGCAAGAGCAGTTTCTCAAGCGATCAATTTTGATAAATATGAAGTATATCCAATTTTCATCACGAAAACAGGTGAATGGAGAAAAGAAGGTCAGTTAACTGCACCGGTAGAGTCAATAGAATCTCTAAAATTCGGCAATGAATTAACAAACCCAAATACCATTTCTAGTTTTCTTCCGCAACAAGGGGACGATACAACTCAGCTAGATGTGATTTTCCCTCTTTTGCACGGACCTAATGGGGAAGACGGAACAGTACAAGGATTGTTAGAAGTATTGAACTTGCCATATGTAGGTAATGGCGTATTGGCATCTGCTGCGGGCATGGATAAAGTGGTGATGAAGCAATTATTTGCACAGGCTGGCTTATCTCAAGTTCCTTATGTCTACTTCATAAGTAAAGAGTGGAAAAAAAATCAGGATGCTTTACTTCAAAAAATAGAAGATAACTTACAATGGCCTTTATTTGTAAAACCCGCCAATCTTGGTTCCAGTGTAGGGATTAGCAGGGTTACAAGCCGGGAAGAGCTTATCAAAGCGGTAGAATATGCCTTTAAATATGACCGTAAGATTATAGTAGAGCAAGGGATTTTTGCACGTGAAATTGAAATGAGTGTTCTTGGAAATGATGAGCCAAGATGCTCCGTTGCGGGGGAAGTGTTACCGACGAAGGATTTCTATGACTACGAAGCAAAATATGAGGATGGTACGACGAATTACGCAATTCCTGCTAAAATTTCTGCGGATCTTCAAGAAAAGTTAGAGGATGCTGCTATTCGTGCGTTTAAAATATTGGATTGCTCGGGTCTTGTCCGGGCAGACTTTTTTGTAACTGATCAAGAAGAAGTTATTATCAATGAAGTAAATACAATGCCAGGATTTACACCAATCAGCATGTATCCAAAGCTTTGGATGGAATCAGGCCTTTCTTATCCCGATTTAATAGAAGAACTTATTCGTTTGGCAATTGAACGCCATGAAGAAAAACAGCAGCTTGAACACTCGAAAGACGGGAAGTGA
- a CDS encoding UDP-N-acetylmuramoyl-tripeptide--D-alanyl-D-alanine ligase, with product MKKTLAHIAEWLHIQKETTDNPVVTGVSINTRTIQPGDLFIPFRGEQVNGHRFVQDAFAKGAAASFWLKDEPNPPEDVPLLFVESGEEALQQMAEAYRAELKSVFIGITGSNGKTSTKDLVAGMLSPYFRVKKTEGNFNNELGLPLTILSLEEDTEFAVLEMGMSSFGEIEFLSNLAKPKYVVITNIGEAHMQDLGSREGIAKAKFEIIEGLDTEGQLFYDGDEPLLRPFVENAPNIKAKSFGVQQQNDLRISEVSFTEQGSAFRVAGELNEEMSIPVLGEHQVKNTLAALLIGKEVGLTPEQMREALQQIVLTDMRMQVIEGNNGAIFINDAYNAAPTSMLAAISFLEKSTIKPAKWLVLGDMLELGNNERQYHEEMSKSISNKVFDGVCLYGPRMEWLYNKLVEEFTAEQLIWVNDDTEKLVSFLANKINDRSIVLVKGSRGMQLERVIEPFQK from the coding sequence GTGAAAAAAACATTAGCACATATAGCAGAATGGTTACACATTCAAAAGGAAACAACAGATAATCCCGTCGTTACGGGAGTTTCCATAAATACGAGAACGATTCAACCAGGCGATTTATTTATTCCGTTTCGTGGAGAACAAGTCAATGGTCATCGATTTGTTCAGGATGCTTTTGCAAAAGGAGCAGCGGCATCATTTTGGCTGAAGGACGAACCGAATCCACCTGAAGACGTTCCGCTTTTATTTGTAGAAAGTGGGGAAGAAGCACTTCAGCAAATGGCAGAGGCTTATCGAGCTGAACTGAAGTCGGTGTTTATCGGCATTACCGGATCTAATGGTAAAACGTCCACAAAAGATTTAGTGGCAGGTATGCTTTCACCGTATTTCCGCGTGAAAAAGACAGAGGGCAACTTTAATAATGAATTAGGCTTACCTTTAACTATTCTTTCTCTGGAAGAAGATACAGAGTTTGCAGTGCTCGAAATGGGTATGAGCTCCTTTGGAGAAATTGAGTTTTTATCAAATTTAGCTAAGCCGAAATATGTAGTCATTACGAATATTGGGGAAGCACATATGCAAGATCTTGGCTCACGAGAAGGTATTGCAAAAGCGAAATTTGAAATCATTGAAGGATTAGATACTGAAGGGCAATTATTCTATGATGGGGATGAACCTTTACTTCGTCCATTTGTAGAAAATGCTCCTAATATAAAGGCGAAATCATTTGGTGTACAGCAGCAAAATGATTTGCGGATTTCAGAAGTTAGCTTTACGGAGCAAGGAAGTGCTTTCCGTGTAGCGGGCGAGCTAAACGAGGAAATGTCTATCCCTGTTTTAGGGGAGCATCAAGTGAAAAATACACTTGCGGCATTATTGATAGGAAAAGAAGTTGGATTGACTCCAGAGCAGATGCGTGAAGCTTTACAACAAATAGTTTTGACTGATATGCGTATGCAGGTAATCGAAGGGAATAATGGTGCGATTTTCATTAACGATGCTTATAATGCTGCTCCTACTTCCATGCTTGCGGCAATTTCTTTCCTTGAAAAGTCTACTATTAAGCCAGCAAAGTGGCTGGTGCTAGGTGATATGCTGGAGCTTGGAAACAATGAACGGCAATATCATGAAGAGATGAGCAAATCGATTTCAAATAAGGTATTTGACGGAGTTTGCTTATATGGACCTCGTATGGAGTGGCTATACAACAAGCTGGTCGAAGAATTTACAGCTGAACAACTTATTTGGGTCAATGACGACACAGAAAAACTTGTTTCCTTTTTAGCAAATAAAATAAATGATCGCTCTATTGTTTTAGTGAAGGGCTCAAGGGGAATGCAGTTAGAAAGAGTTATTGAGCCGTTTCAAAAATAA
- a CDS encoding alpha/beta hydrolase, translating into MKTGVLGIHGFTGGPYEIQPFVDYLQAHTDWHIVVPTLPGHGEILELRNVTAESWMMAAEQTLRQLQNEVDRVIIVGFSMGGIIAMYLANRYPIHKLVLLSAAAKYIYPAQLLQDIKDIAKEAFVGKLEENSLYKRYSYKVKGTPIPATIEFMRLVRIVQPYYGQITVPVYIVQGKKDGIVPYATAQFIYDEIGSLKKEIVYSEIGKHHICYSEDCEDWFNAALNFLEKEEGEETK; encoded by the coding sequence ATGAAAACAGGAGTATTAGGTATTCACGGTTTTACAGGTGGACCATATGAAATTCAACCATTTGTTGACTATTTACAAGCACATACAGACTGGCATATTGTTGTCCCTACGTTACCTGGTCATGGTGAAATATTGGAGCTAAGAAATGTAACTGCTGAATCGTGGATGATGGCGGCAGAACAAACCCTGAGACAACTGCAAAATGAAGTGGATCGTGTAATTATTGTAGGATTTTCAATGGGTGGAATTATTGCAATGTACTTAGCCAATCGTTATCCAATACACAAACTTGTTTTATTGAGTGCTGCAGCGAAATACATTTATCCCGCACAGCTTTTACAAGATATAAAGGATATAGCAAAAGAAGCGTTTGTCGGTAAACTTGAGGAAAATTCTTTATATAAACGATACAGTTATAAAGTAAAAGGAACTCCAATTCCAGCGACGATAGAATTTATGCGATTAGTACGTATAGTTCAGCCCTATTATGGTCAAATTACAGTACCAGTCTATATAGTCCAAGGTAAAAAAGATGGTATTGTCCCTTATGCCACTGCCCAGTTTATCTATGATGAAATTGGTTCTTTGAAAAAGGAAATTGTCTATTCGGAAATAGGGAAACACCATATTTGCTATAGCGAGGACTGCGAAGATTGGTTTAACGCAGCACTAAATTTTTTAGAGAAAGAGGAGGGGGAAGAGACTAAGTAA
- a CDS encoding DEAD/DEAH box helicase gives MTNFSELNISASTLKSVQRMGFEEATPIQEGTITHAMGGRDVIGQAQTGTGKTAAFGIPMIEKIDTKNPNIQALIIAPTRELAIQVSEELYKLGYDKKVRLLSVYGGQEIGRQIRALKNKPQVIVGTPGRILDHINRRTLKLDQVQTLILDEADEMLNMGFIEDINTILESVPPERQTLLFSATMPGPIRKIADRFMKDPVEVKIKSKEMTVENIEQYYVKATEREKFDVLSRILNVHQPELAIIFGRTKRRVDELAHALSIRGYLAEGIHGDLSQAKRMSVLKQFKSNKIDILVATDVAARGLDISGVTHVYNFDIPQDPESYVHRIGRTGRAGKSGIATTFVTPREMGYLRIVENTTKKRMEALIPPSSDEALVGLKRVAVESLSEIVNKNDLGDYRPLAQEMLEKFEAVDVIAAALKSMTKEPDDTPISLSEERPLPARRERSGGGSSRSGGGYKGNRSGGGRSSSGSRGGSSDRGPRSSGGSRPSSGGRRSSGPRDGSTQRSTRTRSSRSEN, from the coding sequence TTGACAAATTTTTCAGAATTAAATATTAGCGCTTCTACATTAAAGTCCGTACAACGTATGGGGTTTGAAGAAGCAACACCAATCCAAGAAGGTACTATTACACATGCTATGGGTGGACGCGATGTTATCGGTCAAGCACAGACTGGTACAGGTAAAACTGCTGCATTTGGTATCCCTATGATTGAAAAAATTGATACTAAAAACCCGAATATCCAAGCGTTAATCATCGCTCCAACACGTGAACTTGCAATCCAAGTTTCGGAAGAGCTTTATAAATTAGGATATGACAAAAAGGTTCGTCTATTATCTGTATACGGTGGACAAGAAATTGGTCGTCAAATCCGTGCACTAAAAAATAAACCTCAAGTTATTGTTGGGACACCTGGTCGTATTCTTGATCACATCAACCGTCGTACGTTGAAGCTTGATCAAGTTCAAACACTTATCTTAGACGAAGCAGATGAAATGCTTAACATGGGATTCATCGAAGACATCAACACAATTTTAGAAAGCGTACCTCCTGAGCGTCAAACATTATTGTTCTCTGCTACAATGCCAGGACCAATTCGTAAAATTGCTGATCGCTTCATGAAAGATCCAGTTGAAGTAAAGATTAAGTCGAAAGAAATGACTGTTGAAAACATTGAGCAGTACTACGTAAAAGCTACTGAGCGTGAAAAATTTGATGTTCTTTCAAGAATTTTAAATGTACATCAACCAGAGCTTGCGATTATCTTTGGCCGTACAAAACGTAGAGTTGACGAATTAGCGCATGCACTAAGCATTCGTGGTTACCTTGCAGAAGGAATTCATGGTGATTTAAGCCAAGCGAAACGTATGTCTGTATTAAAACAATTCAAATCAAATAAAATTGATATTCTTGTTGCAACAGATGTAGCAGCACGTGGATTAGATATCTCTGGCGTAACACATGTGTATAACTTTGATATCCCACAAGATCCTGAAAGCTATGTTCACCGTATAGGTCGTACAGGACGCGCAGGTAAAAGTGGTATCGCTACAACATTCGTAACACCAAGAGAAATGGGATACTTACGTATCGTTGAGAATACAACGAAAAAACGTATGGAAGCTTTAATCCCTCCAAGCTCAGATGAAGCACTAGTTGGACTTAAACGAGTAGCGGTAGAATCTTTATCTGAAATTGTAAACAAAAATGATTTAGGCGATTATCGTCCATTAGCACAAGAAATGCTTGAAAAATTTGAAGCAGTAGATGTAATTGCTGCAGCTTTAAAATCAATGACGAAAGAACCGGATGATACTCCGATTTCTCTTTCTGAAGAACGTCCACTACCTGCTCGTAGAGAACGTAGCGGTGGAGGCAGTTCTCGTTCTGGCGGTGGTTACAAAGGTAACCGTAGCGGCGGCGGACGTAGTTCATCGGGTAGTCGTGGAGGAAGCAGCGATCGCGGACCTCGTTCAAGTGGCGGTTCACGCCCAAGTTCAGGTGGACGTCGTAGCAGTGGTCCCCGTGACGGCTCTACACAACGCAGCACAAGAACTCGCTCTTCACGTAGCGAAAACTAA
- a CDS encoding PH domain-containing protein — translation MRQEPINRLSEKGLRVWRIYGIFQSLIALLVGIGVGVINYFTGQYIWLYIVDGVVILLIGYLLIYLFPKIRWTRWRYEVREQEIELQHGLFIVKRTLVPMVRVQHVDTEQGPILRKYDLSSITISTAATSHTIPALITSEADELRGRISVLARVAEDDV, via the coding sequence ATGAGACAAGAACCAATTAATCGGTTATCTGAAAAAGGATTACGTGTTTGGAGAATTTATGGAATATTTCAATCCTTAATTGCCTTACTAGTAGGTATTGGGGTAGGGGTTATCAATTATTTCACAGGACAATATATATGGTTATACATAGTGGATGGGGTAGTGATATTACTCATAGGATACTTATTAATTTATTTGTTTCCAAAAATTAGATGGACCCGTTGGAGATACGAGGTGCGAGAACAAGAAATCGAATTGCAACATGGTTTGTTTATCGTTAAAAGAACGCTTGTGCCAATGGTTCGTGTGCAGCATGTAGATACTGAACAGGGTCCTATTTTGAGAAAGTATGATTTATCCTCGATTACTATTTCGACTGCTGCAACTAGTCATACAATTCCTGCACTCATAACTTCGGAGGCAGACGAACTTCGAGGCAGAATTTCTGTACTTGCAAGGGTGGCGGAAGATGATGTCTAA
- a CDS encoding PH domain-containing protein — MSKEKFTLHPISAVINFVKVLKEMIIPLVVVIAVNGFGGGRDSEGWSSYIIYIIYAVVLVAMLVSGIIKWKRFRYWFEEEELRIEYGLFVKKKRYIPFERIQSLNYTEGIFHRPFGLVKVKVETAGGGATKEADAELTAISKVAAEQIKKEMNLAKNKESDIFDETVQQEELIVEQRKPLFRLSQKDLFILASTSGGVGVFFSGLAVFVSQFSEVIPYETIYNEIIMFIRFGALLIALVVFFVLFVAWIVSVAITFINYYEFTIRVEDEEIIITRGLLEKKKITIPLSRIQGVRIVENPLRQLTGYATVIVDSAGGSLAEKDEKIRLIPLIKKDQINPILVQIFPNYDFEPSFTRAPKRSRKFFYRLDFLWMIPVAAGVSYFFYPFGLLSLLLFPLSFLFGAWQHKTAGYWMDEKQLVVQYRLFSRVSIWMEKKRIQAMTGRTTYFQKKADISSIMTTIKSGVSGSATTIQHIEKADAESLMEWYEPARIEPVDIQKEQPL, encoded by the coding sequence ATGTCTAAAGAGAAATTTACTTTACATCCTATATCTGCAGTTATTAACTTTGTAAAAGTATTAAAAGAAATGATTATACCATTAGTCGTAGTCATTGCGGTAAATGGATTTGGAGGAGGCAGAGATTCTGAAGGCTGGAGCTCCTATATAATCTATATTATTTATGCAGTAGTATTAGTTGCAATGTTGGTTAGCGGAATCATTAAATGGAAAAGATTTCGTTATTGGTTCGAAGAGGAAGAGCTCCGTATTGAATATGGTCTTTTCGTAAAGAAAAAAAGATATATCCCATTTGAGCGCATTCAAAGCTTAAATTACACGGAGGGTATCTTTCATAGACCATTCGGGTTGGTAAAGGTGAAAGTAGAAACAGCTGGTGGAGGAGCAACAAAAGAAGCGGATGCAGAGTTGACGGCAATATCTAAAGTTGCAGCCGAACAAATAAAAAAAGAGATGAATCTAGCTAAAAATAAGGAATCAGATATTTTTGATGAGACGGTACAACAAGAAGAGCTAATAGTGGAACAACGGAAGCCATTATTCCGTCTGTCTCAAAAAGATTTATTCATTCTTGCTAGTACATCTGGCGGGGTTGGTGTCTTTTTCTCAGGTTTAGCTGTGTTTGTCTCACAATTCTCGGAAGTGATTCCATACGAAACTATTTATAATGAAATTATTATGTTTATCAGGTTTGGGGCATTACTAATCGCTTTAGTTGTATTTTTTGTGCTATTTGTTGCTTGGATTGTATCAGTGGCGATTACTTTTATAAATTACTATGAGTTTACTATTCGGGTAGAAGATGAGGAAATCATTATAACGAGAGGTTTACTCGAAAAGAAAAAGATTACGATTCCTTTATCGCGCATACAAGGAGTACGTATTGTGGAAAATCCGCTACGTCAGCTTACGGGGTATGCAACAGTCATTGTTGACAGTGCTGGGGGGTCTTTAGCTGAGAAGGATGAGAAAATTAGGTTAATTCCTCTTATTAAAAAGGACCAAATTAATCCTATTCTCGTTCAAATTTTTCCTAATTACGACTTTGAACCTAGCTTTACACGAGCTCCGAAGCGCTCTAGAAAGTTTTTCTATCGTTTAGATTTCTTATGGATGATACCAGTCGCAGCAGGAGTTAGCTATTTCTTTTATCCGTTTGGTTTGTTGTCTCTATTACTATTTCCGCTAAGCTTTCTATTTGGGGCGTGGCAGCACAAGACGGCTGGATATTGGATGGATGAAAAACAGCTAGTTGTACAATACCGCCTATTTAGTAGAGTATCTATTTGGATGGAAAAGAAACGTATTCAGGCAATGACAGGACGTACAACGTATTTTCAGAAAAAAGCAGACATTTCTTCTATTATGACTACTATTAAGTCTGGTGTGTCTGGATCGGCTACTACTATTCAACATATTGAAAAAGCTGATGCAGAAAGCCTAATGGAATGGTACGAACCAGCTAGAATAGAACCTGTAGATATACAAAAAGAACAGCCTTTATAG